In one window of Branchiostoma floridae strain S238N-H82 chromosome 14, Bfl_VNyyK, whole genome shotgun sequence DNA:
- the LOC118430956 gene encoding uncharacterized protein C1683.06c-like yields the protein MHLLNIGQQKLVILDVDPGIDDAIAMMMVLSQPAVRVLAVTCVRGNAREVLLDCKNALRVLHAAGRTDIPVYVGASLQLMGNDVYDYTYWNGRDSMGDAPDKYPPDYRLINQAEHAVLMLIRMSNAYPNQITLIALGPLTNVALARRMDPDISSRFKEIIIMGGNIRGEGNIGISAEFNFWMDPEAAQVVLREYKCPMKVVPWEVCQEHGLEWDFFANWTAMPTRRARFIKAISLNLSKWLRGQGEPTYLSCDPLATAIVIDTGIVQTVDTVYATVEVEGEYTRAQMVVDWWGFRRKTPNVDIIRSLNMSRYKNLLMTAM from the exons ATGCA TCTTCTTAATATAGGACAACAGAAACTGGTGATCCTTGACGTGGACCCCGGTATTGATGACGCCATCGCCATGATGATGGTGCTATCCCAGCCTGCAGTGCGCGTGCTGGCGGTCACGTGTGTGCGCGGGAATGCGCGGGAAGTTCTGCTGGACTGTAAGAACGCGCTGAGGGTGCTGCACGCAGCCGGGCGGACCGAT ATCCCGGTGTACGTGGGTGCCTCCCTCCAGCTGATGGGGAATGACGTGTACGACTACACGTACTGGAACGGGCGGGACAGTATGGGAGACGCGCCCGACAAGTATCCTCCCGACTACCGGCTCATCAACCAGGCAG AACACGCCGTGTTAATGTTGATCCGGATGTCCAACGCCTACCCGAACCAGATCACCCTGATCGCCCTCGGTCCGCTCACTAACGTGGCGCTGGCCAGGAGGATGGACCCGGACATTTCCTCACGCTTCAAGGAGATCATCATCATGGGAGGCAACatcagag GTGAAGGCAACATCGGCATCAGTGCGGAGTTTAACTTCTGGATGGACCCCGAGGCGGCGCAGGTTGTTCTGCGGGAGTACAAGTGCCCCATGAAGGTTGTACCGTGGGAGGTTTGTCAGGAACACGGACTGGAATGG GATTTCTTCGCGAATTGGACCGCCATGCCGACGCGGAGGGCTCGCTTCATCAAGGCCATCTCCCTGAACCTGTCCAAGTGGCTGAGGGGCCAGGGCGAGCCGACCTACCTGTCGTGCGATCCCCTGGCAACCGCCATCGTCATCGACACCGGCATCGTGCAGACCGTGGACACG GTGTACGCCACGGTGGAGGTGGAGGGGGAGTACACCCGTGCGCAGATGGTGGTGGACTGGTGGGGATTCCGCAGGAAGACTCCGAACGTGGACATCATCAGGAGTCTGAACATGTCCAGATACAAGAATCTTTTAATGACCGCCATGTGA